In the bacterium genome, one interval contains:
- the nrdR gene encoding transcriptional regulator NrdR — MKCPYCGSKQNRVIDSRESKGGESIRRRRECEDCQKRFTSYERVEEILYMVVKKDGRRERYDRGKILAGLLKAAEKRPIAITELEMIADEIETQLADRPEKEISTKEVGSYIMESLRRLDKVAFVRFASVYREFKDISE; from the coding sequence ATGAAATGCCCCTACTGCGGCTCAAAACAAAACAGGGTAATTGACTCCCGCGAATCCAAGGGAGGAGAGTCGATCCGTCGCCGGCGTGAATGCGAGGATTGCCAGAAGCGTTTCACCAGCTACGAGCGTGTAGAAGAAATTCTCTACATGGTCGTCAAGAAAGATGGGAGACGCGAGCGCTACGATCGTGGAAAAATTCTCGCCGGATTACTGAAGGCCGCAGAGAAACGGCCCATCGCGATCACGGAATTGGAGATGATTGCCGATGAAATCGAAACGCAGCTGGCGGACCGACCGGAAAAAGAAATCTCTACAAAGGAAGTGGGCTCTTACATCATGGAATCCCTCCGGCGGCTCGACAAAGTTGCCTTCGTCCGATTTGCTTCGGTTTATCGTGAATTCAAAGACATCAGTGAATT